From the genome of Electrophorus electricus isolate fEleEle1 chromosome 14, fEleEle1.pri, whole genome shotgun sequence:
TACTAGGGGTTAAACAGCACACTGACCTTCAGCAGGTGGCAGTCTTGTCACACTACTATTCAGATCAAATGATAAACCTCAACTCTATGATAGTTTAACTGAACGTTTCTATACTGTCTTGATGTTCTTGTGCCTTCTAGcaggtgaagaaaaaaaaaaaaaagaaagtctaAGAATTTGTGATCAGGTGCCCTACCAGAACTGTTTCTATTGCTCTGCATCATcttgagttttgttttctctctgttctgtgtcaGTGATGTTTCAGAGCTTCAGTGCTCATTTTGCACTATGCGAGTGTTTGTCTCACCGTCAGGCGGTCCAGCGAACAGCCGTAGTTCTGCCTCTGCAGCATGCCATTGCGCCTGACCTCTGCCCCAGCCAGCAGCcaggtgacctttgacctgagCTGGGTGAGGGAAGGCGAGAGGCCACTTAGGGGACAGGAGGGCAGGTCGGGGGGCTGCAGGGTCGTCAGGCCGATGTGGAGCGAACCGGACCACTGCTCGTCCACCTCGTTGATCTTCACCTGGAAGCAGAAAGAACTCAGCTGTCTCGCAGCTCTTATACCTACAAAACATCACTCGAATCCCACACATCTCTCCATTTATAAACCGAGAAACCCAGAGTctgttattttactgtttatccCTGCATCACCTGATTCCAATGCACCATTCAGCAAATGTAAGCAAAACTACAATCAAATCAACAAACCCCCAAAAGGCACGTTGTGCTCTCTTCAGCACAAATATTTCATTATCAAATTATGTATCTAttccttcatttattttaaactcagcCCTTGTTAATCTAACTACATTGGCTACATGCATAGTCATGAAAGGCTCTCCTTTAATCTCACCTCAAACAGTTCATCTGTCTTCAACTCTTTTGCACTGAACACGATTCCGTGAGCGTAACCTCCCACCCTGACTGCCTGGCAACCGTCTCCTAGTAGCACTACATTTTTCCCATGTTTGCTGTGTAGGCGATGAGCCACCCCTGCCACTAGGGGGAGACCATGAGGGGACACATACATGAGAGGGAGAACCCTAGTAATGCAATTGTGACATACAATATATTGCAGTAAACAGGAACACAGTCGGTGCATAATATCAAGTCTCTAtacattcatttgaatatttaaatcatCCATATGTCTACTCTCTACATCACACCAGGTCATGAGTAAATGACTTCAGCCACTGTCTTCAGTGTGCTCTACTACAGGGCTTTCCAGCTTTCAATTTAATAGTTATTTACAGAATCCTAGAAATATagactcaagcacacacactacctgGAGAATGTATGGGGAAGCTCTTCTCTGTGATGTTACTGGTACAGAGGCTGTTGTCCAGAGGGCCAGAGGAGCTAGTGATGGACACCTGCACGCACTGGCCATACAGATCTACCACTGCATACACCTCTGAGAGAGAAATCAAGGAGTTTATCCAGTTCAGTTTTTGTACTACATTTTGTAGAGGTGGAACTTTAAGAGAAATGGACCCATGACACAACTGGTTCCTGTTGGCCATTACCTGGGGGCAGGCCAGTGCAGGCCACGCCCTGGTCCACTCCATTGATGTAGTAGTGCAGATCTCCTGAGGCTGTTCGCATCATTCCGATCCGGGAGCCCGTGCTCAGGGAGTCCAGATCGCAGCCATAGTTATTCCGCATGGTGTTCCCATCCTGCATGATGGCCGTACCGCTGCTCGAGGTCCCGGAAGGAAGATCAACAAAGTGGAAGGACAGGGACACGGGAGGACGAGCAAGATTTGGAACAGATGAGAAGCAGAAGGGCAGATACGGAGAGGCAGAGTGAAATACAGACATACCTCAGCATCCAGGTGTCATAGTCAATGTCAGTCATAGTGTTGGGGAACTCCAGTTCCTCTGGCCTAATGGCAGTCACTCCTAcaatacagaaaacacaaagTCACACATAATCCCAGCTTCACCCACAGAGCTCAGTGATGAGGTGCAGAGTCCCTGTTCTCAAGGACAATGAGACATCCACAGGACAtttcacagacacatgcacatgcgcctTGTCTTGCTATAATGCTGAACGCTGTCCTGTACAATCGAACTTAAAAGGTAAGCAGGGCTTCCATTGTGTGTTCTCTGGGCTTTAAGACCTTCTagactttaaatttaaaaaacaaaacccagctgCTCTCCTGGACACAGGCGTAGTAGCGAATAGTCTGGCTGTTTGGGAAGCTGAACAGCTACTCCTGGAAGACCACGGTTCACTTCTTTGCGATTATTTGATTGCTGAAATTGCGTCATTATTGCATTAGTCGCTCTTGTGCGGCGCTGCTGGCCCTGCTGTGGGCAGAGGAGAGTGTCATCCAGCACAAAGCCAAAGACATTTTATCCTGGATCTAAAGAAATGCTCCTGACCCGATCCGTTATAAGGTGAACAGCAAATGTCACGAGTCCTTCAATTTTTGCATCAACATTTAATGTGACTTTCAATGtggtttttctgtctttattttatttgccaAAAGTGCGTTCTATTGTTTAACCACAGCTGTGATGGCAGCTTACCTGCTTCTATTGAGCCCGACCAGCGGTCCACCATCTTCTGGATAACAATCTCAAATAACTCTCCATCTCGAAGGCACctgttatcacacacacacacacacacacacacacacacacacacacacacacacacacttttgacAAAACCTTACACCACATAAGCTCTACTCATCAATACTGGGTCGTCATTTAGCACCACTGCGCAGACGGCAAAAACTGAAAGCAAAGCAAACCACCACCAGTGAGAGGAGCAGCGTCTCTCTTGGCTGCCGCGCACCTGTTGGAGATGACGATGGCGTCGTTGAATTCGCTGCGGCAGTTCTGGCGGAGGGCTGTGCGGCCACCGTTGGTGATGACGGCATTGGTGCCGTGCAGCTGATGGAAGCGCAGGTCGCTGGCCGTGGCTGTTCCGGTGACGGAGCATGGACTGCCTGGAGACAGAGCTGTTGGCCCCTCTGAACTGTCGTctgggagaggagggaggtcagctaaaggagagagagagggagagagagagagagagagagagagagagagagagagagagagagagagagagagagagggagggtgtaagagacagagacagtgaaagaaatAGAGCGTGTCTGTTTACACTACGCTGTTTTTTCATCCTCACGTCTGAAAACCCCCTCGTCTCCTGTATTCTCAGTGTTTCTCcagcctgcctgtctctgtcccctccTCTACAATCCACGcccacctcctgctcctctctcacccATGTCATCCATGATGGTGGCCTGGGCCGCCTGCCCGTACAGGTCCACAACGGCGTAGACGCTGGGTGGAATGTTCCACGCAGCGGGCCCCTGCGGGACGCCGTTCACGAAGAAGTGCAGGCTCCCGTCGTCCTTCCTCACCACGCCAACCGTGTCCCCGGCCTGGACATAGGCAGAGCACATGGGCAGACAGAGAAGATAGCTACCCCCAGCCTGCTCCACTTTTTCTCTTAGTCATTGCCCATATCTACCTCATGCTAATTAAGGGAAAATAAATTCCATTAAGTAATTTATCATGCGTAGTAATAAATCCTTCAGCAGCAGTACTAAgaaaacacaagcacagaacAAAGGCAGGAACAGAAAGGCCCGTGGACCAGTATCAGTAAGGGGCCTGTGAAGTAACGGGGGTCGCACGCACTTTGAGCCGGTCCAGGTTGTGACCATATTCATCCAGGATTGTTGTTCCGTTGTGCATCACCCCGTTGCCTGTCATCATCCACGTCCCTGTGGGAgatggtgtgtgggggggacaCACAAATAAGATGCCATTGGTTTCCACTGCTCGAATTGGTTTAAAATTGTTTCAATGCCTGGTTTCCTGAGCACAGCTTAAGATTACTCCAGGATCAATTCactctatttaaaaaataaataaaatcactgaAATTTCAGTCTAGGAGTAGGATTAATTCATAGATATGGAGATATTGGCAAAGTGGCTTAAAATAGTTACGCTTTAGTTATGCTGACTGCATTTGTGTACTCTTACGAGGACTGATTGACACAGCTTACCTGAGCGCAGGTTGGTCATGGTGGAGGGTAGCTGCAGATAGGCGGGGTTATGGGTCGTCACGCCAATCTCAATGGACCCCGCCCATTTGTCCACCATTTTGTCAATCCGCACCTGGAATACTTCATTGGAATGCAGCGGTCGGTTGCTTAGCACCACCCCGTGATTAAAGTCATCAGTTGCACTGCAcaagagaaaacaaatcaagacaaagacagaaactCCAGACTTAGCAGAACCATTTCCATGAACTACATGGCCTTTTGTAGGACATCTTTTCAAATAATTCCTAAGGCTAGAGGCCAGTGTTAAACAAGTCTTCACGACGCTTCCTCACTGAGGTCTCAGTGCTGTCCTGCCATCTCCGATGATGGCCGCCTTCTGGCCACAGTTCGGGTGGAAGAGCAAGCGGTCCGGAGTTTCCGGGTCAGGGGTCAGCGAGAGGGCGGGCCGGGGTCGCCCCACGTCCGGCGACAGTGCCCTCATAATGGCATTGTTGCGTCGTAAGCGGTCGCTATGGTTGTGGTTGTGGACGATAGTGACTTTAACAGCCATGCCGTAGAGGTCCACTACCCCATACACCACACCTGGGGTTTGGACTGCAGCCACACCTGAAGAAACCACAAACACTGTGCCGTAACATGAAACTAATCCACAACGATAAGCATCTTCTCATAGCTATTAAAGTTAAGATCTGGGATCTGTTCCGAAAATCCACCACGATTTAAGATAATCAGGCTTTCAGCAGCGCATCTGCTCACCCTGATCTATACCGTTGATGTAGAAGTGTAACGCTCCACTGGCTTTCCTCATCAGCCCAATGTGATCTCCTTCCTGAGAGTCGACACATAACAAGGAGCCAGTTAGAGACCCAGCACAACGTAACGTGTGCTGAGAACGGCTGGCCAATGCCATCCAATCGACACACATCTCACCTGGAGCTCATCCAGACTGAACTCGCAGTATTCCCTCCGTGTCCCTTTCCCATTGGTCAAAATTCCACAGCCGCTCATCATGATCGTCCCTGACAGCAAACACACCCAGCATGAATCAGGAGAGGACTAACATCACTTCTTTAGTTAAACATCTTAACCAGAAAAGCTTTTGCCAAGAGCTGGACTGTGTCACTCAGAGACCCGTGGGGTAACACACCTGAGCGTAAATTGGTCATGGTTGCCGGGTAATCCAGGTTGTTTGGGTTGTGAGTTGTCACTCCAATCTCGATGGATCCTGACCATTTATCCACTAGTTTATCGATGCGAATCTGACACACAGTACAATGAGATACGGTCACTcagctttttgtattttttattttaaggatTACTTCTAATGCATACCTGTATGAACatcaaattaaatgttaatttaaaaagttCTCTTAAACATtagtgcacacatgcacacgtttCTCACTCCTCAAGAAGATAAAGGCGCACACACCTCAAACATCTCGTTGTGCCTAAGTGGGCGGTTGGTCATCACTACTCCGTTATTGAACTcgtccagtggcctcctccTCTCCGCCgtcttgttgttgttgctcAGCTTAATCAGCGTGCCGCACTTCTCGTGAAAGAGCAGCGCGTCATTGGTGGTCACTCCCCCAGCACCCATCCCTGCCACGCCCCCTGCATTTCCTGATGGACTGTTATTTGTGCTGCCCCCACCACCGGCTCCGCCTCCACCTGCATTGTCATTTCCTCCCATTGCTCCTCTGGTTCCATTGCTGCTTCCTGAGCCCCCCCTGGAAGAGTCTGAATTCCCACCCCTGGCCCCACCCAGCCCTGAGTCTTCTCCACCCTCATCTTCTGATCGATACAGGGAGACAATGGCATTGTTGAACACATCAAATAACTGGTGCTCTGTAAGGACTTCAAGGGgtagagaagaaaggaaagaaaacaaaacagagtgcTTCACCTAGAAGATACCAGAAGAAGGACCAGTGAACATGTTAAAATGCAGCCGATTCGATAATAAATCTTACCGGTATCAGGCTCAAAGTTGCTGGGAAACTTGTCGGGTCTGCTATGTCCTCTTGCAACTTCAGGCACTAAGAGCAAAAAAACCTGCCCAGTCAGGGAAGCAACTGGACTGTCCCAAACCAAATTTCTACTGCCCCAAAGGaatctttgtattttaaagtgttattcATATATAATAAGCACACATAAGCTAATATATTTAGTTAAAGTTATTTATTCTTAAAGTATGTGTACATTGTCAAAATGTACTTTCacccattttctttttgctgtaaataagcaaacatttcataacaaatatctttctcttttaacCCAGTGCTGTTGTGACTAATTTGGTTAACTTGGAATCGGAAATGGAATCTGTTGTAAGCACGTCCAGTGGTCCAGACACACGAGTGGCTTTTTTTTGCTCCTATACGCATTGTGACAGATTTGTTGAGTGATTTCTAAAAGAAGTTTAGACAAAAAGAGGACACTTTTATCTGACTTGTTATTGTAGGATATTACCTACAAACGTTGCAGGACATCTCATGTACAGATGGGTCAATATCTCCCCATGAGGGAATTAATCTATGGACTCGGGCATCAACCCCAAAGCAATCATTTGCGCAATACCTTCCTCCGCTGAGCCATTCATGACTGTGGTCGTAGCATGAACAGCAGGCAGCACCGTGGTGCCACTCCTCTCCACATGGTCTCGGCACGCCTCCGTCATCAAAGCAGCTGGAGCTGCCAGGCCTTTTGGTTCCTGCCCCTCTTCCccctcctcgtcttcctcgcGTTCCTCGCCGTCCGTGTCGGGTGGGGGCTCACAGCTGACCACGGTCACCTGTGTGCACTTCCCGTAGAGGTCCACCACGGCCCACAGTCTGGAGGGCAGGCCACTGGCAGCCGCGCCGCAGTCCTGCCCGTTCACCCACAGGTGCAGCTCGCCGCACCCGTTCTGCTGGATGCCCACGCGGTCTCCCTCGCCCAGCTGGTCCAGGTCGCGGCCGTACTCCTCCAGGACTGAGCGCCCGTCCTTCAGCACAGAACAGCCCGACACAATCCAGGAGCCGCCCTTCAGACCCGTGGCACTGCTGGGGAAGTCCAGCGCAGCTGGGTCCAGTGCAGTCACACCGATCTCTATGGAGCCGCTCCAGGAGTTCACCTGTGCAAAGCGGTTACAGCAGCTCAGAGAACCACCTAATCATGCATATGCTTACCCATTATGACTAATTATTCTTAATGTTTAGGAAATAAGATCACTTCCATTATAGTACATGTACATCTTCCTGGTGTTTAATACAGaaagaaatatgtaaattaaaaatgcactCCAGATTTCCACCTGTGCAAATAAAGATGGTAAtgataaaatggtaaaatgctCATCTTTGCGCACTTAAATGCATACTTTTGATGCACTGGGCCATTTAAAGGACGTAAACAGGTTCTTTATCTCTGAATACTGGCATAATTTTACAGGTCACCTTCAAGTAATATGATTACTATGTAAAGCCACATCAGTATTTTGGATATCATGTATCCCAAAGGAAATAACAttccaaagaaaataaatctctCCAGCTCTTCTGCTATTTAGGGCAGGATATGTAGCCGTTTGTTTCTCTTCTGCCCACCGCTGTTGTCTCAGTGACTGTAAGTCAGGTACAGAGCACACAATAAGAGTGGATCTGAATTAAGGAACAGTGGGTGGAAGGTCAGAAGTGGAGTGATGGGGTCCTGGGAGCTCTCAGAGTTCTCATTTGCATTCCCTGGAATTTGTATAACcaatgtatataaatatgtagAAAATGACATTATAGGACATTCAGAATAACTGGAGCTCTAAATGCAAGTTCATACCTGGCCTCAAGATTAACTAAACGTGTGTGATATTTGCAGACAGAAAAGCAAAGTGGCCAGTGTCTAGAGTTTTGCATGATTCAGAAAATAGGTCAGGACACTGAGACTAGACAAAAGGTTAACTTCATTGGCAGAACATGtttaaaagcaataaagaaCTCACACTGCAGGCGAGTAGGTTGAAGAACAAGATTTCTGCAAGCGTTTCTACGGTATGCTAACCACACAAGCTGCCTTTCCGAACAGCCAAACAGGAGGAAATTAGCTCCGTATAAGCTTGAACAAACTGTGGATAAACCAATAACGAACGAGCTAATTAATCCCTTACACCTAAATGAATCTAGACTCGAAGATAAcgttaataaaacaaaaccaacagtAACCAAAATCCTGGCAAATTTGTTAAAAACCTAAAACATTCGTAGACCACATATTGTGGACTACACAAAATAATATAGAGACATCTTTTAAGGACGCTGTGAACAGTCCTTCGAATTTAACTTTAAAGACTTGACAGAAGTCGCAAGACATACACAACTAACTACCAATTTATACTCCAAATGTATTATCTTAAAACGCATCGCGTCGACTCTACTAGCCAGCTACGATAGCaagctaaaataaaacattggcAATTGTTTACGTCTAGTTAGCTAACCAGCTGTTTAGCTAGCTCGCTAGTTATGCTACTTTAACTAGAAGACGGTTCCCGTGATTAATGACATTATATACAACCAAAACTATAAAGCGAGCTGCCATGAAACTGCATCGGGCTGTCAGTGAGGTAACCTAGCTAACCACATTAGCATGTCAGCTACAAAGCGCAAACCTGGTTAGCAGGGTTAGCACCCGACAGGCTAGCCGGGATAGCGAGGACACCGCTGCTTGGCAGCCGCAATAACCACCGACACGTTTTACGATTATAGTTGTAATAACGGTGCTTCGCCAATTTCTAAaccaattttaattaaatcaaaatcGCCGGTCCATTTAATCACCTAGCGAGGTAGCTAACAAACGCATCACGACACCGAGGCTAAGATATTAGCTAACCAAACAAATTGAGATCAACAAATCAGCAAGACAGACTCGTCGTGGCAGTATTCAGACAaatagcttttgttttgtttcaaacgcacacagagagactccCTGGTCCTCACAGAAGTGTGTGTTATTACCCCCTGGTCCTCACAGCAGTGTGTTATTACCCCCTGGTCCTCACAGCAGTGTGTTTTATGACTCCCCGCTCctaacagcagtgtgttttaTGACTCCCCGCTCCtcacagcagtgtgtttttatGACTCCCCGGTTCTCACAGCAGTGTGCGTTATGACTCCCCGGTCCTCACAGCAGTGTGCGTTATGACTCCCCGGTCCTCACAGCAGTGTGTATTATTACCGCCTGGTCCTCACACCAGTTTTATCACCCATCGCTCAAACGTCCAGAACGCGCTTCGCACGGCCAGGCTGGGACGCAACGAGTCAAACACCGGTAGCATCTTGTTTACCTTTTTGTCAATTCGCACGGTGAAGACATCCCGGTCCCGCAGCGGCTCTCGACTGAGGACCAAACCATGGTTAAATTCCTGCACCGACTGGTTTCGCTGCGCCGTGCGGTTCGAGTTGGACAGTCCGATGAGTTTTCCGCTGCGCGGATGCAGCTCAGCCGCCATCTTCGCTGGGGCGGCGCGCTTCACGACAGTTTGACGACACTTCACGACGCTGTTTGAGGGTCGACAACAAGCGTGGCAGGCCCACGACAGGCATGATCTTCAAGTGAACATCGCGTATTCTGACCAATAACTAGCTGACGACAAATGCATTGGCGCCTAAACGCCAACAAAAACATGTGTACAAGAGTTATAAATACCGATGTTGAAATCAGACAACGTAATATTGAAACTGAATGTACCATATGAACAGCATGAAGAGGATCGGGGTTGCCACCTTTCTGCAAAATGCTACAGACGTGGACAGCCCTAGCTATCTGCTCATAAACGTGTTTTAATTAAGTTAGCACTGATGGCTATGTAGAATATATCCACTAGATGGCGGCCGAATACAAACGATTCTTAATCACTGGATTTCTATTAAGCTCCTTCACATCCATCGAAGCTCACTGAAGAGAAATATCTTCCAAGTTTTTTGAGAGGGTAGGAAAGTACAGTAAGCCTAGTCCAGGAACAGCTGCTTAAGAGTTTATTGTCGTGCAATGccctgttgtttgttttgtttttattgtcatttttatttgttattttaatgagTTACACTCATACAGACTGGATTTTAAAACGTCTTCGCTAACTCATTGAAAACGTTTAATTTTTATGTCTGCTGAGCACTCTACATCTGCTAAATAGTTTAAGATTGTCTCCTAATGTAACTCACCACTACAAGAGCTGCATACTTTCTAATTACAGCTGAATACAGAACAAAGAAATCACTGAACATTCATCGTGTGAGGGGAAACTTGGGTGTGACATTCAATTCCAATAAAGTAATGTCAGAGCAGTAAATGGCATATTTTCAGGGATTTATTTTCAAGGATTCCTTTATGAGTCTGAAGAGATAACAAGTGAAAATGTAACACAACTGCTTATTGGTAGGTAGTTATCGGTTAactaaatgtttcattcattgCTTTTGCAGGACAGCTATGGGATGAAACAGATGTGTCCTTGAAGGAGGCCCAGTCAAGATCGATGTCTTGTCCCTGAATGACGATCCTCTCCAAACAGCCATGGAGGTGATACAAACTCTTTGCGTCCTCGGTCTTacctgtgaaatattttataactgAGCCATGTCCTCAACTAAGTacagtaataattatttttaaattaagtggCCTAGGGTGTAACATGTTTGAATCTCGCAAAGTTACCTGGCAGGCCACCGAATGTTAAGAGCATCCCCTCTCTCCACATAGAGAGGAAGTCAAAGCTGTCTGCCTTTTGTTGTGTTTCACCATTAAGCATCAGGGAATGTTTCAATATGGTCAAACTCAGCTGGGTTGATCCAAGAGTGTGAGGAAGGTTTCCAGAGTCAGCTCCTTCTTCCCTCTCAGTTGTAGATGTATGGGTAAAAATGTCCTTAAATAGCAATGTGCACTAACCTATAATTGTTACTATGATAAAATACTAGTTAGTTTAGACATGCAAGCTTGCCAGACTTTATAAAATAACCATAAGCAAATAACCAATGTGGCAGGTAGAATATCATTTCTCCTCTGTGACATCCAATGCTTGTTTCTAAATGACTGAACTATTCTATATGTAGGTGTAAACAAGGTCCAAATGACAGATGAACCTGATAAAGTCTCCACCAATTCTAAATACACAATGCATATATGTTTGTTAGATTAATCATATTAAACTTGCTCAAAAGAAAGAGGAGTGTATTCCTATAAACAGACATGTTTGCTTAGAAGCTATATCAGCTATATCAGTGATTTTCAAAAAGGTCCTCAGGGCCCACCAGATGgtgcacttttattttctaACCCAGCTCCCAGTATGCCTGTACTGGGTATTCAGTGTTCTTAATATCTAGGTTTGGGGGTGCTTGGAGCTGGTTGAGGTATTGCTGATTAAGAAATGGTTTGTCTTGTGGGTCCTGAGGCCAGGATGGAGCAACACTGAGTTAAGAGCCTCAGAAGGCAACCAAAAGAGCATTTCTCTAGTTATTGTTACTTAATATGAATCACATTAGGATTCACTATGATTCATTTTGCATTAATTTGATCTCCTTCTAGTCTAATTTGTATCGAAGTGTTTTGAGGAGGTATTAAAATGATGATAAACGATTACATTTCCTAACAATGAATGTcaaacacaaagctgtttttatCACTGAAATTACTGATTAGGTTCTCTTCAAGTAGGTAATATTGGCATTGGGAATGTCATCTTTCTAATTTACACCATGCAAGCTTTGGTTATAGTCCTGTGGTTATCATTTAATGCCTTCATACCTTGTCTTTCTTGAATTCTTCAGCCTCTGATAGAACATACTCAAAACCTGCGCTTTGAAGGCTTATTAATGTCCCATGCCAAGATCCATAGACCTCAATAGTGATTCCTTTCTCCTCCGTTTCCACCCCAGGAAGATCTGTATTAATATAGTGATGAATGTTTTATagaacagttgttttttttctgagttgTTTAGGGAATGACATTCATTCCCCAACTATGCTTAGTGAGGGCATCCTAGTCAGCACACCCAGTTGGACACACCCTATCAGTGGCCTT
Proteins encoded in this window:
- the neurl4 gene encoding neuralized-like protein 4 isoform X1, with translation MLFICVVKCRQTVVKRAAPAKMAAELHPRSGKLIGLSNSNRTAQRNQSVQEFNHGLVLSREPLRDRDVFTVRIDKKVNSWSGSIEIGVTALDPAALDFPSSATGLKGGSWIVSGCSVLKDGRSVLEEYGRDLDQLGEGDRVGIQQNGCGELHLWVNGQDCGAAASGLPSRLWAVVDLYGKCTQVTVVSCEPPPDTDGEEREEDEEGEEGQEPKGLAAPAALMTEACRDHVERSGTTVLPAVHATTTVMNGSAEEVPEVARGHSRPDKFPSNFEPDTVLTEHQLFDVFNNAIVSLYRSEDEGGEDSGLGGARGGNSDSSRGGSGSSNGTRGAMGGNDNAGGGGAGGGGSTNNSPSGNAGGVAGMGAGGVTTNDALLFHEKCGTLIKLSNNNKTAERRRPLDEFNNGVVMTNRPLRHNEMFEIRIDKLVDKWSGSIEIGVTTHNPNNLDYPATMTNLRSGTIMMSGCGILTNGKGTRREYCEFSLDELQEGDHIGLMRKASGALHFYINGIDQGVAAVQTPGVVYGVVDLYGMAVKVTIVHNHNHSDRLRRNNAIMRALSPDVGRPRPALSLTPDPETPDRLLFHPNCGQKAAIIGDGRTALRPHATDDFNHGVVLSNRPLHSNEVFQVRIDKMVDKWAGSIEIGVTTHNPAYLQLPSTMTNLRSGTWMMTGNGVMHNGTTILDEYGHNLDRLKAGDTVGVVRKDDGSLHFFVNGVPQGPAAWNIPPSVYAVVDLYGQAAQATIMDDMADLPPLPDDSSEGPTALSPGSPCSVTGTATASDLRFHQLHGTNAVITNGGRTALRQNCRSEFNDAIVISNRCLRDGELFEIVIQKMVDRWSGSIEAGVTAIRPEELEFPNTMTDIDYDTWMLSGTAIMQDGNTMRNNYGCDLDSLSTGSRIGMMRTASGDLHYYINGVDQGVACTGLPPEVYAVVDLYGQCVQVSITSSSGPLDNSLCTSNITEKSFPIHSPVAGVAHRLHSKHGKNVVLLGDGCQAVRVGGYAHGIVFSAKELKTDELFEVKINEVDEQWSGSLHIGLTTLQPPDLPSCPLSGLSPSLTQLRSKVTWLLAGAEVRRNGMLQRQNYGCSLDRLTVGNRVGVKRCSDDTMHIFIDGEDMGSAATAVSKNVYAVMDLYGKVTAVSVVSSTVMEDSDSVKASSLSSDSCSEGEEDTTPCENEPALVPTAMVFLENHGKNIQLSNQNLTAARVSSYNQGLLVTAQALPRQQLFQFQIDRLNSSWTSSLSLGVIGHSPDRLNFPSTACCLKRSVWLLQRDSVFHNSLKICENYGPNLDTCPEGTVLGLLVDASGCLHLFVNGMDQGVAAQDIPSPCYPLIDLYGQCEQVTIVTNHVPALGAKCGEVRCQGDMEKADMVDGIKESVCWTPPPEVNPNKTCEYQALCSRFKDLLTLPDGYFNEDAKYNLCYCESCHKLRGDETYYKRGEPPRDYALPFGWCRFALRIKPHCEVPNAFKKWHIAYHGTSVGALRRTLDQSQLMPAESASVFSASPVKTEGHGSYSEPEENSTPEWEVPCVQLSPTMRYSGLEAFAPKVQFRDPRSLRCHQAQVGFQVCVRPGSYKVGPQTLGISESLDPRFSNTEIEWITKEKGGTLLYGLLVRIE
- the neurl4 gene encoding neuralized-like protein 4 isoform X2, whose translation is MLFICVVKCRQTVVKRAAPAKMAAELHPRSGKLIGLSNSNRTAQRNQSVQEFNHGLVLSREPLRDRDVFTVRIDKKVNSWSGSIEIGVTALDPAALDFPSSATGLKGGSWIVSGCSVLKDGRSVLEEYGRDLDQLGEGDRVGIQQNGCGELHLWVNGQDCGAAASGLPSRLWAVVDLYGKCTQVTVVSCEPPPDTDGEEREEDEEGEEGQEPKGLAAPAALMTEACRDHVERSGTTVLPAVHATTTVMNGSAEEVPEVARGHSRPDKFPSNFEPDTVLTEHQLFDVFNNAIVSLYRSEDEGGEDSGLGGARGGNSDSSRGGSGSSNGTRGAMGGNDNAGGGGAGGGGSTNNSPSGNAGGVAGMGAGGVTTNDALLFHEKCGTLIKLSNNNKTAERRRPLDEFNNGVVMTNRPLRHNEMFEIRIDKLVDKWSGSIEIGVTTHNPNNLDYPATMTNLRSGTIMMSGCGILTNGKGTRREYCEFSLDELQEGDHIGLMRKASGALHFYINGIDQGVAAVQTPGVVYGVVDLYGMAVKVTIVHNHNHSDRLRRNNAIMRALSPDVGRPRPALSLTPDPETPDRLLFHPNCGQKAAIIGDGRTALRPHATDDFNHGVVLSNRPLHSNEVFQVRIDKMVDKWAGSIEIGVTTHNPAYLQLPSTMTNLRSGTWMMTGNGVMHNGTTILDEYGHNLDRLKAGDTVGVVRKDDGSLHFFVNGVPQGPAAWNIPPSVYAVVDLYGQAAQATIMDDMADLPPLPDDSSEGPTALSPGSPCSVTGTATASDLRFHQLHGTNAVITNGGRTALRQNCRSEFNDAIVISNRCLRDGELFEIVIQKMVDRWSGSIEAGVTAIRPEELEFPNTMTDIDYDTWMLSGTAIMQDGNTMRNNYGCDLDSLSTGSRIGMMRTASGDLHYYINGVDQGVACTGLPPEVYAVVDLYGQCVQVSITSSSGPLDNSLCTSNITEKSFPIHSPVAGVAHRLHSKHGKNVVLLGDGCQAVRVGGYAHGIVFSAKELKTDELFEVKINEVDEQWSGSLHIGLTTLQPPDLPSCPLSGLSPSLTQLRSKVTWLLAGAEVRRNGMLQRQNYGCSLDRLTVGNRVGVKRCSDDTMHIFIDGEDMGSAATAVSKNVYAVMDLYGKVTAVSVVSSTVMEDSDSVKASSLSSDSCSEGEEDTTPCENEPALVPTAMVFLENHGKNIQLSNQNLTAARVSSYNQGLLVTAQALPRQQLFQFQIDRLNSSWTSSLSLGVIGHSPDRLNFPSTACCLKRSVWLLQRDSVFHNSLKICENYGPNLDTCPEGTVLGLLVDASGCLHLFVNGMDQGVAAQDIPSPCYPLIDLYGQCEQVTIVTNHVPALGAKCGEVRCQGDMEKADMVDGIKESVCWTPPPEVNPNKTCEYQALCSRFKDLLTLPDGYFNEDAKYNLCYCESCHKLRGDETYYKRGEPPRDYALPFGWCRFALRIKPHCEVPNAFKKWHIAYHGTSVGALRRTLDQSQLMPESASVFSASPVKTEGHGSYSEPEENSTPEWEVPCVQLSPTMRYSGLEAFAPKVQFRDPRSLRCHQAQVGFQVCVRPGSYKVGPQTLGISESLDPRFSNTEIEWITKEKGGTLLYGLLVRIE